A genomic segment from Mus musculus strain C57BL/6J chromosome 13, GRCm38.p6 C57BL/6J encodes:
- the 4833439L19Rik gene encoding putative monooxygenase p33MONOX isoform X2: MDPGSGNDRNSADKWSLFGPRPLQKSDSGFAIQAYKGAPRPSPMEVMRAQATRVGEDPATFKPPKMDVPMVEGKKQPLRTHNLKPRDLNVLTPTGF, translated from the exons ATGGATCCTGGGAGTGGAAATGATAGGAACTCAGCAGACAAATGGAGCCTCTTTGGACCACGACCCCTGCAGAAATCTGATTCTG GTTTTGCTATTCAGGCTTACAAAGGTGCCCCAAGACCCTCTCCTATGGAGGTGATGCGTGCCCAGGCCACACGAGTAGGTGAAGATCCAGCAACTTTCAAACCACCAAAGATGGATGTCccaatggtagaaggaaagaagcaacCACTTCGAACCCATAATCTCAAACCCCGTGACCTGAATGTGCTCACACCCACTGGCTTCTAG
- the 4833439L19Rik gene encoding putative monooxygenase p33MONOX isoform 3 (isoform 3 is encoded by transcript variant 4), translating into MSSLITKQTQESIQRFEQQAGLRDAGYTPHKGLTTEETKYLRVAEALHKLKLQSGETAKEEKHPASAQSTPSSTPHASPKQKSRGWFPSGSSTALPAPNPHTMDPGSGNDRNSADKWSLFGPRPLQKSDSGFAIQAYKGAPRPSPMEVMRAQATRVGEDPATFKPPKMDVPMVEGKKQPLRTHNLKPRDLNVLTPTGF; encoded by the exons ATGAGTTCCCTGATCACAA AGCAGACCCAGGAGAGCATCCAGCGTTTTGAACAACAGGCAGGACTGAGAGATGCTGGCTACACACCCCATAAGGGCCTTACCACGGAGGAGACCAAGTACCTTCGAGTGGCAGAAGCACTCCAT AAACTAAAGCTGCAGAGTGGAGAGACAGCAAAAGAAGAGAAGCACCCTGCATCAGCCCAGTCCACCCCGAGCAGCACCCCTCACGCGTCCCCTAAGCAGAAGTCCAG AGGCTGGTTCCCATCTGGCTCCTCCACAGCCTTACCTGCTCCGAATCCTCACACCATGGATCCTGGGAGTGGAAATGATAGGAACTCAGCAGACAAATGGAGCCTCTTTGGACCACGACCCCTGCAGAAATCTGATTCTG GTTTTGCTATTCAGGCTTACAAAGGTGCCCCAAGACCCTCTCCTATGGAGGTGATGCGTGCCCAGGCCACACGAGTAGGTGAAGATCCAGCAACTTTCAAACCACCAAAGATGGATGTCccaatggtagaaggaaagaagcaacCACTTCGAACCCATAATCTCAAACCCCGTGACCTGAATGTGCTCACACCCACTGGCTTCTAG